The window CTTCTTATCATCGAAATATATGGCCAGCATTAAATATTGCTGATCTACTATCGAATCAGCATAAATTACCTGATAGGCTTTTAAATTATCGCGTTCGTTAATCATATAGCCCACTTTTAAAATCTGATCATCTGAAAAGTCGAATGTATCTAATGTTTTGGCTACCGATTGATCGCGATCTTTTATAAACTGTATGCGTTCCTGGTATATTTCGGCCCTGGTTTTATCTTGTTCGTTGCAGATAAACAGTCTGACTGATTTATCACCTGTGGTGTACAATACATCTCCATCTGTTTCTGCTATCCGCTCAAAGAGATTGTTAATATCTATAGTCCACTTGTCGCTTAGCTGGTGGGTTACGATGTAATCATCTTCCAGTTCAAAATCTGTAATTTTTTTCCAGCTGGCATGTTCATCCGCTCTCTCATAAGCCGAACCCACTCCTTTGAGCAGGATCTTTTCTATTGAGGAATCAATTTTAAGAATGGTAGACGGATTGTAGATTTTAATGTTTTGCGGATCGTCTACATATCCTTCAGATTCGTGGCCGCTAAAAATTCTCCAGCCACTGTCTTCAGCGCATATTCCTTTTTCGCGGTACATAAAACGCGGTTTCATATTTTCTTCTGCAATCATTTTCGAAACCATCAATCCTCCAATGCGGGGAAAATGATCGAAATTCTCTTCTCTTTGCTTTTTTTTCTTTTTAGATAGATGCATTTGTTTTAACTGTAAGATGTTGGAAAAAGCCGGATAACTGGCAATTAAATGTGCGCTTATGCTGGAATTACATTTACCACCACTCTTTCGGGGGCAACCAGTGAAAGCTGTTTTACACATTTCCATTTCGAGCCCGCTAATCCTTCCATGGTGTCTACTTCTTCAATAATGTCGCCATATTCGTAAACGTGATAGGCGTAACTCCACAGTAAATTGGCCATTTCATTTTCATTAAATGCTGTAAACCTAATCTGGAAATCGGGAAGGCCTAGCGCATGCATGCCGATGGTGTCCATCAGTAATTCGCGGTTTTGAGGATCGTTACTTACATTGAAAAGCCTAACGTTGCAGAAGGCATACAGTGCCTGTAATTTATCGGTTTCCCAAAGGTTGGTAATGGCGATGGGGTTTAATATTTTGTCGCCATGAAAGGTATATACTGCATTAGGTTCTGTAACCCTGATTACGGTCGTCAGGAAATCCATAAACAGGTTTACACGTGCTTTATAGGGCAAGCTTCGCGACATTAAATCGGTAATCAGTATTTCGTATTGACAGCTTTGCGCTATCTCATTGGCTTCCTGCCAGTGCCAGTTTTGGGTAAATGCGGTATCGGGAAGGCCAACTCCAGCCTCATTCCTGTCGGGGATCAGGATGTTGAGCTGTGCAGGGAGGGTAGCGTCGGTCAGCTGAACAGGATAATCGGGAAAGGAAAAAATAAGGCTGCTTGTAGAAAATGAATGATCTATATTGGTGATCTGTTTTTTGAGTTCCGCTAAAATCTGATCGGCATTGAGGTTGGGTTTGCCAGAAAATAAAAGCTTGGTCATCAGCATTTCGGGGAAATTCTGAGGTTGATTATCTTCAGCGATCGGTTCAATATCTGCTGTTATTGTGTTTTTCTTTTTAAATGGGTTGAATAAATTCATGCCTAAATGTAGCATGTTTTGGATATAGTGGGAGATTCTTTTTCATTTTTACGAATGATTTTAAGTTACGATTTGTTATAGCCTATCTTATCAAAAATGGCATTTAATATTTTACACAGTTGGCTCGTTAAAAGGATAGTATATGCAAGTCATAAAAAAAAAGTCCCGAATTGCTCCGGGACGTTTCTTAAATAAGGTTTTATCAGGTTTTAAACTTTTCTCACTTTTCCTGAGCCGATTACAGTTTTATCAACTGTTGGATTGCCAGAATAGTTTACACTGCCTGAACCGCTGATTACGGCCCTGATACTTTCGTCAACAGCGATGTTAACAGTACCTGAACCACTGATGGTGGTAGATAGCGTTTTTACAGCAAAAGATTTACCGGCAAAAGCGCCTGAGCTGCTGATTACCACTTTGGCATGATCGGCACCGCCAGTAATGTTGATAGAACCCGATCCGCTAATAACACCGCTATAATTATCTACATCAGCCGTGGCTTTGATACTTCCAGAGCCACTAATTGTAGTGGTTAAGCTACCTGTACTGATTTTTCCGCTAACAGTTATACCGCCATCGCCGCTAACGGTTAAGCTGGCCAGTTCTTTTGCGGTTACATAAGCTGTAATTTTTTTACCGTCATATTTATTAGACCAGCTTCTGATGCTGGTTTGTGGGCGGATTACCAAAACGCCGCTTTTTACTTCGGTAACGATGGTAGCAAGGGCGTCGGCATCGCCTTCTAAACGACAGCTTTCGGTGTTACCCAGGGTTACAATTACGTTAATTGGCCCTGCCGAGGCTATACCATTGAAGTTTTTAACGTCGCGGTCGTCTTTTAGGGATTTAACAGCATTGATGTGCGGACGTGCTGTTGCAGTTATGCTAATACCAGAAGTTAGTGTAAATGAAGCTAGTAATAGGGCAAATAATTTTTTCATGGTTATAGATTTTATAGGTCTTTTATAATGATGAATAATCGGTTTTGAATATAAGACGGCAGTTCGGACAAAAAGTTGCACCCGGTGAAAAATTTCGTGCTAATTTGGTGTCAGATTTATGGTCAGATGGGAACCTCTGACCTCAACTAAAATTATTATCCCTTTTTAATTCCCACATAAAACAGCAGGTGGTTTTTCAAATTGTTGGTCGGTTTAAGTAACCTGAGAGAAGTCAAGTTTTTAAAACTTGACTTCTCTGTAAACGCGCTAACCCTGCTTAATGTTAATATAAAACAGCAGGTCGTGTTTGAAGTTTTCCACAGTTACGCCTGCATCCACCGCAATGGTTTTCCAATCGTTGGTGGGTTTAATTAATGTGTAAGTACCGGCCTTCAAAGTAACACGTACCGGCATATCGAAACCCTTAACATCGGTTACCCAGCGGTAAGAAAGCTTATTGTTGTTGATTTTATATTCAAGCACCGGAATTTTGGTGTAACGCAAATACTGGTCGAATATCTTATCTAATTTTAAACCGCTTTGCCTGGCTATGTATTGCTCAATTTGAGCTGTAGTAACTGTTTGGTGATAAAAGGTTTTGCCTAAACCACGTAAAATCTGCCTGAATTTCTCATCGTTATTAATTAACTGGCGAATGGTGCTAATGAGGTTCGCTCCTTTAGGGTACATATCGCCAGAGCCTTCTTTATTTACACCGTAAGGACCGATCACCGGAACGTCGTTACGGATGCTTTTTTGGAGCCCGATTACATATTCATCTGCAGCAGCTTTATTCTCGGTACACTCGGTAAATAATACTTCAGAGTAATTGGTAAAACCTTCGTGAATCCACATATCGGCAATATCTTTTGAAGTGATATTATTGCCAAACCACTCATGACCACTTTCGTGGATGGTGATGAAATCCCATTTTAAACCATGCCCAGTGCCACTTAGATCGCGGCCCAGATAGCCTTGCTTAAATTGGTTACCGTAGGCCACAGCACTTTGGTGCTCCATACCCAGGTGTGGTGCCTGTACCAGTTTATAACCATCTTTATACCAAGGGTAAGGGCCAAACCAATATTCAAAACATTTTAGCATGGGGTTTACATCAGCATCCCAATGTGGGCGTGCTTTGGCACTATCGGTTTGTAAAGCCCAGTAATCGATGGTTAGTTTTCCATTTTCACCATTGTAGCTATCTTCCCAGTGAGCGTATTTGCCAATGTAAAAGC is drawn from Pedobacter sp. HDW13 and contains these coding sequences:
- a CDS encoding M1 family metallopeptidase, which codes for MKKLFTILALAFSISGLQAQMLGKNQVNSRADSLRGTLTPLRTCYDINYYHLDVKIDIDQKSVSGSNEFAFTATQDFTKLQFDLFDNLKVEKVVYKGAELAFKREYNAVFVAFPKAVKKGSKDKFTVYYSGNPVVAKTPPWDGGFIFKKDSAGNPFVSVACQGLGASCWWPNKDHQSDEVDSMLISISVPNTLQEISNGRLRNTVDKPDGYRQYNWIVGNPINNYDVSFYIGKYAHWEDSYNGENGKLTIDYWALQTDSAKARPHWDADVNPMLKCFEYWFGPYPWYKDGYKLVQAPHLGMEHQSAVAYGNQFKQGYLGRDLSGTGHGLKWDFITIHESGHEWFGNNITSKDIADMWIHEGFTNYSEVLFTECTENKAAADEYVIGLQKSIRNDVPVIGPYGVNKEGSGDMYPKGANLISTIRQLINNDEKFRQILRGLGKTFYHQTVTTAQIEQYIARQSGLKLDKIFDQYLRYTKIPVLEYKINNNKLSYRWVTDVKGFDMPVRVTLKAGTYTLIKPTNDWKTIAVDAGVTVENFKHDLLFYINIKQG
- a CDS encoding DUF2185 domain-containing protein, whose amino-acid sequence is MHLSKKKKKQREENFDHFPRIGGLMVSKMIAEENMKPRFMYREKGICAEDSGWRIFSGHESEGYVDDPQNIKIYNPSTILKIDSSIEKILLKGVGSAYERADEHASWKKITDFELEDDYIVTHQLSDKWTIDINNLFERIAETDGDVLYTTGDKSVRLFICNEQDKTRAEIYQERIQFIKDRDQSVAKTLDTFDFSDDQILKVGYMINERDNLKAYQVIYADSIVDQQYLMLAIYFDDKKDIEWAIETWKSIKVAE
- a CDS encoding head GIN domain-containing protein, producing MKKLFALLLASFTLTSGISITATARPHINAVKSLKDDRDVKNFNGIASAGPINVIVTLGNTESCRLEGDADALATIVTEVKSGVLVIRPQTSIRSWSNKYDGKKITAYVTAKELASLTVSGDGGITVSGKISTGSLTTTISGSGSIKATADVDNYSGVISGSGSINITGGADHAKVVISSSGAFAGKSFAVKTLSTTISGSGTVNIAVDESIRAVISGSGSVNYSGNPTVDKTVIGSGKVRKV
- a CDS encoding DUF4261 domain-containing protein, coding for MNLFNPFKKKNTITADIEPIAEDNQPQNFPEMLMTKLLFSGKPNLNADQILAELKKQITNIDHSFSTSSLIFSFPDYPVQLTDATLPAQLNILIPDRNEAGVGLPDTAFTQNWHWQEANEIAQSCQYEILITDLMSRSLPYKARVNLFMDFLTTVIRVTEPNAVYTFHGDKILNPIAITNLWETDKLQALYAFCNVRLFNVSNDPQNRELLMDTIGMHALGLPDFQIRFTAFNENEMANLLWSYAYHVYEYGDIIEEVDTMEGLAGSKWKCVKQLSLVAPERVVVNVIPA